In Trichoderma breve strain T069 chromosome 4, whole genome shotgun sequence, the following proteins share a genomic window:
- a CDS encoding paf1 domain-containing protein: MSSSGARSGERMIHQDFIARIRFSNALPPPPNPPKLLDIPNTGLASGQYTTPGFASRLAREQPLNIEADAELGMPLDLVGMPGVFDGDERSIQASSQPLAIHPHDRALLRPIAALGKPKVAEANVSFLRRTEYISSLVPKRFEANHPRALLAKNRRPVKRPEAAADSPQVIKRKIDKGFELAEQDLKDPKRVKHPSKKHLKLVEAVPLLPDLDAFPDSGAYVTIKFLTNPVSSSNEYDNRLRSGLFRPIDRTPAEEAALEAAMEAYAQDPANNPKPANLMNYDFYLGQTRADADRFRRKFDVDDPSHDDEDLYTHKADTGGYFQFNRIRAYETAQETELDHPTKYEDEIILAFNDDESFPKQKAMYYYPIMQKSTIRPQRTKNIARTNYGLSEDDEAQVVDQLDLTVDDPTEEMRSAMKMYSRHPLGWEQDEGGDEQQHVEQSIEEADVDADGEEAERNGASSPVGGQDRSPSADHDAEGDEDEDED; this comes from the exons ATGTCGTCCTCGGGAGCTCGCTCAGGCGAGCGCATGATTCACCAGGACTTCATTGCGCGAATCCGCTTCTCCAATGCtctgcctccgccgccgaATCCCCCCAAGCTGCTCGATATCCCCAACACTGGCCTCGCGAGCGGCCAATACACGACGCCCGGGTTTGCATCACGTCTGGCGCGAGAACAGCCGCTGAACATTGAGGCCGATGCAGAGTTGGGTATGCCGCTTGATCTGGTGGGCATGCCAGGCGTgtttgatggagatgaacgAT CAATCcaagcatcatcacagcCATTAGCCATCCACCCTCACGATCGAGCCCTCCTGAGACCTATTGCGGCCCTTGGTAAGCCCAAGGTCGCTGAAGCAAACGTCTCCTTCCTCCGCCGAACAGAATACATCTCGTCCCTGGTGCCGAAGCGATTCGAGGCGAACCATCCTAGAGCTCTGTTGGCCAAGAATCGACGACCAGTGAAACGCCCAGAAGCAGCCGCCGACTCACCCCAGGTCATCAAACGCAAGATCGACAAGGGCTTCGAGCTTGCGGAACAAGATCTCAAGGACCCCAAGCGTGTCAAACATCCTTCCAAGAAGCACCTCAAGCTCGTCGAAGCGGTGCCCCTGCTGCCCGATCTGGACGCGTTCCCCGACTCCGGTGCTTATGTCACCATCAAATTCCTCACGAACCCCGTCTCGAGCTCCAACGAGTATGATAATCGTCTCCGCAGCGGTTTGTTCAGGCCGATAGACCGCACGCCTGCCGAGGAAGCGGCACTGGAGGCAGCTATGGAAGCCTACGCGCAGGATCCTGCCAACAACCCGAAGCCGGCCAACCTGATGAACTACGACTTCTATCTCGGCCAGACTCGTGCTGATGCGGACCGCTTCCGCCGCAAGTTTGACGTCGATGACCccagccatgatgatgaagaccTGTACACCCACAAGGCCGACACGGGTGGCTACTTTCAGTTCAACAGGATTAGGGCGTACGAGACGGCTCAGGAAACGGAGCTCGATCACCCAACCAAATACGAGGACGAAATTATTCTCGCTTTCAATGACGACGAGAGCTTCCCCAAGCAAAAGGCCATGTACTACTATCCCATTATGCAAAAGTCCACTATCCGGCCCCAGCGTACCAAGAACATTGCGCGCACAAACTATGGTCTTTctgaggacgacgaggcgCAAGTGGTCGACCAGCTGGATCTTACCGTTGATGACCCCAcggaggagatgaggagCGCCATGAAGATGTACTCACGGCATCCTCTTGGGTGGGAGCAGGATGAGGGTGGtgatgagcagcagcatgtgGAGCAGTCCATTGAGGAGGCTGATGTCGATGccgatggcgaagaagccgagcGTAACGGTGCTTCAAGCCCGGTCGGAGGACAGGACCGGTCTCCTTCTGCGGACCATGACGCTGaaggtgatgaggatgaggatgaggattaA
- a CDS encoding glycosyl transferase family 90 domain-containing protein, translated as MRRRTYFLAVTVLLLCPVTWENLPVITGGPQPKKAPDASSHPIIHLMKDAQHEFTEVKKRQSKSLKEAVKEYRRRYGMPPPPHFDKWYNFAVSNKVQLIDEFDMMHDMMTPFWGLQPQTIRARVTEALGYDNGLLGVAIRDHEITHMEHGYEWQKNATKGMMEQFIQYLPDMDLAFNIHDEPRVVVPHDDLIRLVNKAKDKNMPLLNGEKKLVNEFSAKPSDLSDGKRFKETKLSRFNTIQYQSTWADSRMPCPPDSQARILEDERADDLSRYGISDLAFVYNTTAMSDICLTPSLSSTYGFFDRPNSFKITHDLLPIFSQSKISSYGDIIYPSPWYWYKKVAYNETNDMPWEDKESKLYWRGSTTGGYSRNGGWRRHHRQHFVQKINSKEQAKVMTNSGTVESPKWTAKEVPRGDYQELIDVHFSHVGQCDPGDCEAQKEFFDVVDPVDQQDAWGYKYLVDIDGNAFSGRFYAFLQSQSLTFKLALFREWHNEWLKPWVHYVPLSLQGDDWLEAVRFIDQDTKGSSEGQKIAKESREWANQAIRKEDMEVWFFRLLLEYGRVIDDNRENLGFEI; from the exons ATGCGGCGGCGCACGTATTTTCTGGCCGTGACGGTTTTGCTATTAT GTCCGGTAACATGGGAGAACTTGCCCGTTATAACAGGCGGGCCACAGCCAAAGAAGGCTCCCGATGCATCATCGCATCCGatcatccatctcatgaAAGATGCGCAACATGAGTTTACAGAGGTCAAGAAACGACAGTCCAAGTCCCTCAAGGAGGCCGTCAAAGAGTATCGCAGGCGATATGGCATGCCTCCACCTCCCCATTTTGATAAATGGTACAATTTCGCCGTGAGCAATAAGGTGCAGTTGATTGATGAATTTGATATGATGCACGACATGATGACGCCTTTTTGGGGACTACAGCCGCAGACGATTCGCGCGAGAGTGACGGAGGCGCTTGGATATGATAATGGGCTGCTTGGAGTTGCGATACGAGATCACGAGATTACGCATATGGAGCATGGATATGAGTGGCAGAAGAATGCGACCAAGGGCATGATGGAACAGTTTATACAGTATCTGCCGGACATGGACTTGGCCTTCAACATTCACGATGAGCCTCGTGTTGTGGTTCCGCATGACGATCTGATTCGGCTTgtgaacaaggccaaggataAGAACATGCCCTTGTTGAatggggagaagaagctcgtcaACGAGTTCTCAGCAAAGCCATCTGATCTTAGCGACGGCAAAAGATTCAAAGAGACGAAGCTTTCAAGATTCAACACGATTCAATATCAATCTACTTGGGCAGACTCCCGCATGCCCTGTCCTCCCGACAGCCAGGCAAGGATCCTTGAAGACGAGCGCGCCGACGACTTGAGCAGATACGGCATCAGCGACCTTGCTTTTGTGTACAACACAACCGCCATGTCCGACATCTGCCTCACGCCGTCCCTCAGCTCGACATATGGCTTTTTCGATCGTCCAAACTCGTTCAAAATCACCCACGATCTGCTCCCCATCTTCTCGCAGTCCAAGATCTCATCTTACGGGGACATCATCTATCCGTCCCCGTGGTACTGGTACAAGAAAGTCGCCTACAACGAAACCAACGACATGCCGTgggaagacaaagagagcaAGCTCTACTGGCGAGGCTCCACCACCGGAGGCTACAGTCGCAACGGCGGCTGGAGGAGGCACCATCGCCAGCACTTTGTGCAGAAGATCAACTCCAAGGAGCAAGCCAAGGTCATGACCAATAGCGGCACCGTCGAAAGCCCCAAGTGGACGGCCAAGGAGGTCCCGCGAGGAGACTACCAGGAACTCATCGACGTGCACTTTTCTCACGTCGGCCAATGTGACCCCGGCGACTGCGAGGCGCAAAAGGAGTTTTTCGATGTGGTTGATCCTGTTGACCAGCAGGACGCTTGGGGATACAAGTATCTTGTCGACATTGACGGGAACGCCTTTTCTGGCAGGTTCTACGCCTTCttgcagagccagagcttGACTTTTAAACTCGCCCTGTTTCGGGAATGGCACAACGAGTGGCTCAAGCCGTGGGTGCACTACGTCCCACTGAGTCTACAAGGAGACGACTGGCTTGAAGCAGTGCGTTTCATTGACCAAGACACCAAGGGGTCTTCCGAAGGGCAGAAGATCGCAAAGGAGAGCCGCGAGTGGGCGAATCAGGCGATTAGGAAGGAAGATATGGAGGTGTGGTTTTTCAGATTGCTGTTAGA ATACGGACGGGTGATTGACGACAATAGAGAAAATCTTGGATTCGAGATATGA
- a CDS encoding ribosomal protein s8 domain-containing protein: protein MVRTSVLHDALNSINNAEKAGKRQVLIRPSSKVIVKFLQVMQRHGYIGEFEEVDDHRSGKIVVQLNGRLNKTGVISPRYNVRLADLEKWVVKLLPARQFGYVILTTSAGIMDHEEARRKHVAGKIIGFFY from the exons ATGGTCCGCACTTCCGTTCTCCACGATGccctcaacagcatcaacaacgccGAGAAGGCCGGCAAGCGTCAGGTCCTGATCCGACCTAGCTCCAAGGTCATTGTCAAGTTCCTCCAGGTCATGCAGCGCCACG GCTACATTGGCGAGTTCGAGGAGGTCGATGACCACCGCTCCGGCAAGATTGTCGTCCAGCTGAACGGCCGTCTCAACAAGACTGGTGTCATCTCCCCCCGCTACAACGTCCGCCTGGCCGACCTCGAGAAGTGGGTCGTCAAGCTGCTGCCTGCCCGTCAGTTCGGCTATGTCATCCTGACCACCTCTGCTGGTATCATGGACCACGAGGAGGCCCGACGAAAGCACGTTGCCGGCAAGATCATCGGCTTCTTCtactaa
- a CDS encoding ribosomal protein l7Ae/L30e/S12e/Gadd45 family domain-containing protein codes for MSDVEENNAPEVAEEVEVSGDAPKGQMSVLDALKGVLKLALMHDGLARGLREASKALDRRQAHMCVLNENCEEEAYKKLVIALCNEHKIPLIKVPDGKQLGEWAGLCVLDREGNARKVVNCSCVVVKDWGEESQERSIILNYFQTSQ; via the exons ATG TCGGACGTAGAAGAGAACAACGCCCCCGAGGTCGCCGAGGAGGTTGAAGTTTCCGGAGATGCCCCCAAGGGCCAGATGTCCGTTCTGGACGCCCTCAAGGGTGTTCTCAAGCTCGCTCTCATGCACGACGGTCTCGCCCGCGGTCTCCGAGAAGCCTCCAAGGCTCTTGACCGTCGCCAGGCTCACATGTGCGTCCTGAACGAGAACTGCGAGGAGGAAGCCTACAAGAAGCTGGTCATTGCTCTCTGCAATGAGCACAAGATTCCTCTCATCAAGGTTCCCGATGGCAAGCAGCTCGGCGAGTGGGCCGGTCTTT GCGTTCTGGACCGTGAGGGTAACGCCCGCAAGGTCGTCAACTGCTCTTGCGTCGTTGTTAAGGACTGGGGTGAGGAGTCTCAGGAGCGTTCTATCATCCTGAACTACTTCCAGACTTCCCAGTAA
- a CDS encoding PPIC-type PPIASE domain-containing protein, with protein sequence MGKNDKKSGDKGGGKGKGAEAKEGGGKAKGAMSINVRHILCEKHARKEEALLKLSEGVKFDEVARAYSEDKARQGGSLGWKIKGSLDPTFEEVAFSLEPSTTSNPKIGEAKTPFGYHIIMVEGRK encoded by the exons ATGGGCAAGAACGATAAAAAATCCGGCGATAAAGGCGGTGGCAAGGGAAAAGGCGCCGAGGCTAAGGAAGGAggaggcaaggcaaagggggCGATGTCTATCAACGTTCGTCACATTCTG TGCGAAAAACATGccagaaaggaagaagctttgctgaagctgagcGAGGGTGTCAAATTTGATGAGGTGGCACGGGCCTATTCAGAAGACAAGGCACGACAAG GGGGTTCTCTAGGTTGGAAGATTAAAGGGAGCCTGGATCCTACGTTTGAAGAagttgccttttctttggaGCCGAGCACTACGAGCAATCCTAAAATTGGAGAGGCCAAGACTCCGTTTGGCTATCACATTATCATG GTCGAGGGGCGCAAATAG
- a CDS encoding SAD/SRA domain-containing protein — protein MREAKLSETHVSLISCVGTQIRILRGHRLRSPLSPKAGIRYDGLYIIRRYSHKQNLQTRLHRTVITLERIPGQPNIADLAKVPRPSQVDDWLLFEKFEGEMIRQHHGEQSFLD, from the exons ATGCGAGAAGCCAAGCTCTCAGAAACACACGTCTCCTTGATATCCTGCGTTGGTACCCAAATACGGATCCTTAGAGGTCACCGGCTCAGGAGCCCACTCTCCCCGAAGGCTGGCATACGATATGACGGACT ATATATCATCCGGCGATACAGTCATAAGCAGAATTTGCAGACTCGCCTGCATCGAACCGTCATCACATTGGAGAGAATCCCAGGCCAGCCGAACATAGCAGACCTTGCCAAAGTGCCTCGCCCCTCGCAAGTGGATGATTGGTTGCTATTTGAGAAATTCGAAGGAGAAATGATTCGGCAACACCACGGCGAGCAAAGCTTCCTAGACTAG
- a CDS encoding tRNA pseudouridine synthase D (TruD) domain-containing protein: MSEQAHYNVRQSASHAKSIGITQRATPLRFPWVGDLRVRFSDFQVNEIGKDGAVVHLHKIGLNGQDKQEQQEPASNAGNADANDANDTPQEKEIIEVPAEDVTALSNLAGEKFAEELVQLFRDSQVEASEKKKPVVSEPVDDRSKRGEIHQEIRRIFNSRIETSTDDAGAIIASFSAPTKRGKRGRGGRNRNRNKQDDQPIGEYLHFTLFKDNRDTMDAVNQIARILKVKPQVINYAGTKDRRASTVQRCSVRYTRDRSLAGINGKLWGITTGDYEYKSEPIHLGELLGNEFAITIKNCQIVGEASAKPISEQVDLMRSNVQSALDHMTEHGWINYFGHQRFGTHQIGTHEVGKLILGDNYEGAINAILAYDEEIAQKAETEGIPEEPAKRDEYSRHLACMLFRTEKDVEKAIEIMPRRFSAEVCVLRHLNRQGKQSRRDFVGALIHITRGLRSMYLHACQSHVWNHAASRRWELHGEKVVKGDLVIVETEAAPQVSGQDQDGDDIINPSAEYDDDDVPLRARPLTEEEASSGKYTVHDIVLPTPGYDVIYPDNEIGEFYKEFMGREENGALDPHKMRRMRREFSLPGRYRKLMNRFLAKPAVEFKTYVSDEEQMHPTDLDIIRAAHRAGGSNKRSREEGDDARPSKVAKVEGEDQASNEAATGNDKAEEVPKAEEAMEVDQPLKIAAVIKFQLGRSAYATVTLRELMGDPPETNTA, encoded by the exons ATGAGTGAACAAGCGCATTACAATGTGCGCCAGAGTGCGTCTCACGCCAAATCAATAGGCATTACGCAACGCGCAACGCCTCTGCGATTCCCATGGGTCGGCGATTTGCGCGTGAG ATTCTCGGATTTTCAAGTCAATGAGATTGGAAAAGACGGAGCTGTTGTGCATCTGCACAAGATTGGGCTGAATGGTCAAGATAAGCAG GAGCAGCAAGAACCTGCCAGCAATGCTGGTAATGCCGATGCCAATGATGCCAACGACACGCCTCAAGAGAAGGAGATCATAGAAGTTCCGGCAGAAGATGTCACTGCTCTCAGCAACCTGGCTGGTGAAAAGTTTGCGGAAGAGCTCGTCCAGCTGTTCAGAGACAGCCAAGTGGAAGcttcagaaaagaaaaagccagTTGTCTCCGAGCCAGTGGATGACAGGTCCAAAAGAGGCGAAATTCATCAGGAAATCCGACGGATTTTCAACTCCAGGATAGAGACTAGCACGGACGATGCTGGTGCCATCATTGCAAGCTTTTCGGCACCCACGAAGCGAGGCAagagaggccgaggcggACGCAATCGCAATCGGAACAAGCAAGATGACCAGCCGATTGGCGAGTATCTTCACTTTACGCTCTTCAAAGACAATCGCGACACCATGGATGCCGTCAACCAGATTGCCCGTATTCTCAAGGTGAAGCCGCAGGTGATCAATTATGCAGGCACCAAGGACCGACGTGCTTCTACAGTCCAACGTTGCTCTGTCCGATACACACGGGATCGAAGCCTCGCAGGCATCAACGGAAAGCTCTGGGGAATAACAACGGGCgactacgagtacaagtcAGAGCCTATCCATCTAGGAGAGCTGCTAGGAAATGAGTTTGCCATTACCATCAAAAACTGTCAAATCGTCGGCGAAGCCAGCGCCAAGCCAATTTCCGAGCAGGTCGATTTGATGCGTTCCAATGTCCAGTCTGCATTGGACCATATGACCGAGCATGGCTGGATTAACTATTTTGGCCACCAGAGATTTGGCACCCACCAGATTGGAACTCATGAAGTTGGAAAGCTGATTTTGGGAGACAACTACGAGGGTGCAATCAATGCTATCCTCGCCTATGATGAAGAGATTGCCCAAAAGGCAGAAACAGAAGGAATCCCCGAGGAGCCGGCCAAGAGGGACGAATACAGTCGTCACCTTGCCTGCATGCTGTTCAGGACCGAAAAAGACGTcgaaaaggccattgagatTATGCCCAGGCGATTCTCAGCCGAAGTGTGCGTTCTTCGACACCTAAACAGGCAAGGCAAGCAGTCCAGAAGAGACTTTGTCGGCGCCCTCATCCACATCACCAGAGGATTACGATCAATGTACCTCCACGCATGCCAGTCCCACGTGTGGAACCACGCCGCGAGCAGGCGATGGGAGCTCCACGGCGAAAAGGTCGTCAAGGGAGACCTCGTCATCGTTGAAACCGAGGCCGCCCCCCAGGTCAGCGGCCAGGACCAGGACGgcgacgacatcatcaacccaTCAGCCGAgtacgacgacgacgacgtccCCCTGCGCGCCAGACCCCTgaccgaggaagaggcgtCCAGCGGCAAGTACACGGTGCACGACATCGTCCTCCCCACGCCGGGCTACGACGTCATCTACCCGGACAATGAGATTGGCGAGTTCTACAAGGAATTCATGGGCCGCGAGGAGAACGGCGCGCTGGACCCGCACAAGATGCGCCGCATGCGCCGCGAGTTCAGCTTGCCCGGGCGGTACCGCAAGCTCATGAACAGGTTCCTCGCCAAACCCGCCGTCGAGTTCAAGACGTACGTGAGCGACGAGGAGCAAATGCACCCTACCGACCTGGACATCATCAGAGCCGCACATAGAGCCGGCGGTAGCAACAAGCGCTCTCGCgaagaaggcgatgatgcAAGACCGAGCAAAGTAGCCAAGGTGGAAGGAGAAGACCAAGCTTCCAACGAGGCTGCAACTGGAAACGACAAGGCTGAAGAAGTTccaaaggcagaagaagccatggaaGTGGACCAGCCGCTCAAAATCGCCGCGGTCATCAAGTTCCAGCTCGGCAGAAGTGCCTACGCCACCGTCACGCTTCGAGAACTCATGGGAGACCCCCCTGAGACCAACACAGCTTAA